A portion of the Streptomyces sp. YPW6 genome contains these proteins:
- a CDS encoding GTP-binding protein, whose amino-acid sequence MTSPRTPQIPVVVLAGFLGSGKTTLLNHLLRNRAGTRIGVIVNDFGAIEIDAMTVSGQVGSTVSLGNGCLCCAVDASELDTFLETLTRPSARLDVIVIEASGLAEPQELVRMLLASDNPHILYGGLVEVVDAAEFDATRQRHPELDRHLAVADLVVLNKTDRVGEAERERLLATVAELSGPAAVISAEHGRIDPELLFDAALRPDHEEMAGQLSFEDLLRQEECDEHEECDGHSGHLHAAYESVDFTADLPMDPRRFMAFLDSRPDGLYRIKGFVDFGAGDRDNIYALHAVGRFLRFAPRPWARGEQRLTQLVMIGAGIDADALHEGLAACRAEPGPDAPDIERAMWGVLRYVPEPALDGDTDADPREAAAEV is encoded by the coding sequence TTGACCTCGCCCCGTACCCCGCAGATCCCGGTCGTCGTCCTGGCGGGCTTCCTCGGCTCCGGCAAGACCACGCTCCTGAACCATCTGCTCCGCAACCGGGCGGGCACCCGGATCGGCGTGATCGTCAACGACTTCGGCGCCATCGAGATCGACGCCATGACCGTCTCGGGCCAGGTCGGCTCGACGGTCTCACTGGGCAACGGCTGCCTGTGCTGCGCCGTGGACGCGAGCGAGCTCGACACCTTCCTGGAGACCCTGACCCGGCCGTCCGCCCGGCTGGACGTGATCGTCATCGAGGCGAGCGGACTGGCCGAACCCCAGGAACTCGTCCGCATGCTGCTGGCCAGCGACAACCCGCACATCCTGTACGGGGGGCTCGTCGAGGTCGTCGACGCGGCGGAGTTCGACGCCACCCGGCAGCGGCACCCCGAGCTCGACCGCCATCTGGCCGTCGCCGACCTCGTCGTCCTGAACAAGACCGACCGGGTCGGGGAGGCCGAGCGGGAGCGGCTGCTGGCGACGGTCGCGGAGCTGAGCGGCCCCGCGGCCGTGATCTCCGCCGAGCACGGCCGGATCGATCCCGAGCTGCTCTTCGACGCCGCGCTGCGGCCGGACCACGAGGAGATGGCGGGTCAGCTGAGCTTCGAGGACCTGCTGCGCCAGGAGGAGTGCGACGAGCACGAGGAGTGCGACGGGCACTCCGGTCATCTCCACGCGGCCTACGAGAGCGTCGACTTCACTGCCGATCTGCCGATGGATCCGCGCCGCTTCATGGCCTTCCTCGACTCCCGGCCCGACGGGCTCTACCGGATCAAGGGGTTCGTCGACTTCGGCGCGGGGGACCGGGACAACATCTACGCGCTGCACGCGGTCGGCCGCTTCCTGCGCTTCGCCCCCCGGCCGTGGGCGCGCGGCGAACAGCGCCTCACCCAGCTCGTCATGATCGGCGCGGGCATCGACGCCGACGCGCTGCACGAGGGGCTGGCCGCCTGCCGCGCGGAGCCGGGTCCCGACGCCCCGGACATCGAACGCGCCATGTGGGGCGTGCTCCGCTACGTACCGGAGCCCGCCCTCGACGGGGACACGGACGCCGACCCGCGGGAAGCGGCCGCGGAGGTGTGA
- a CDS encoding citrate synthase/methylcitrate synthase, producing the protein MTTTPVAPDVPRGLAGVVVTDTALGDVRGREGFYHYRQYSAIELARTRGFEDVWYLMFHGELPDRAAAADFAARTASLRALPADVTEALPAIARASAVSGPLAGLRTALSLLGASAGFRPVYDIGAGRRREDALAACAAVPTILTALHRLGQGLEPVAPRTDLPHAANYLYMLTGSEPGPDQVRAVEQYLVSTVDHGFNASTFTARVVASTGADLAACLVAAVGALSGPLHGGAPSRALDTLDAIGTPDRIDGWIREQVLSGRRIMGFGHPVYRTEDPRSRMLKSIAQGFGGPLVDFAVEVETQVEAILAELKPGRELHTNVEFYAGVVMELCGLPRAMFTPTFCAARVIGWSANILEQAEDSKIIRPAARYVGAPPPQPVPAP; encoded by the coding sequence ATGACCACCACCCCCGTCGCCCCCGACGTCCCCCGTGGCCTCGCCGGGGTCGTCGTCACCGACACCGCCCTCGGAGACGTCCGCGGCCGCGAAGGCTTCTACCACTACCGCCAGTACTCGGCGATCGAGCTGGCGCGAACCCGCGGCTTCGAGGACGTGTGGTACCTGATGTTCCACGGGGAACTGCCCGACCGGGCCGCGGCCGCCGACTTCGCGGCCCGCACGGCGAGCCTGCGCGCGCTTCCCGCCGACGTGACCGAGGCCCTGCCCGCCATCGCCCGCGCGAGCGCCGTCTCGGGGCCCCTCGCGGGACTGCGCACCGCCCTCTCCCTGCTCGGCGCATCGGCCGGCTTCCGCCCGGTGTACGACATCGGCGCCGGGCGCCGCCGCGAGGACGCGCTCGCCGCCTGCGCGGCCGTCCCGACGATCCTGACCGCCCTCCATCGCCTCGGTCAGGGGCTGGAGCCGGTCGCACCCCGCACGGACCTGCCGCACGCCGCGAACTACCTGTACATGCTGACCGGTTCGGAACCCGGGCCCGATCAGGTCAGGGCGGTCGAGCAGTACCTCGTCTCGACCGTCGACCACGGTTTCAACGCCTCCACCTTCACCGCCCGGGTCGTCGCCTCCACCGGAGCCGATCTCGCCGCCTGCCTGGTGGCGGCGGTCGGCGCGCTGTCCGGACCGCTGCACGGCGGAGCACCCAGCCGGGCCCTGGACACCCTGGACGCCATCGGCACCCCCGACCGGATCGACGGCTGGATCCGCGAACAGGTCCTCTCCGGTCGCCGCATCATGGGGTTCGGCCACCCCGTCTACCGCACGGAGGACCCGCGCTCCCGCATGCTCAAGTCGATCGCGCAGGGCTTCGGCGGTCCCCTCGTCGACTTCGCCGTCGAGGTGGAGACCCAGGTCGAGGCGATCCTCGCCGAACTCAAGCCGGGCCGGGAGCTGCACACCAACGTGGAGTTCTACGCCGGAGTCGTCATGGAGCTGTGCGGGCTGCCGCGCGCGATGTTCACCCCCACCTTCTGCGCGGCGCGGGTGATCGGCTGGAGCGCCAATATCCTGGAGCAGGCGGAGGACTCGAAGATCATCCGCCCGGCGGCCCGCTACGTCGGCGCACCCCCGCCGCAGCCGGTCCCGGCACCCTGA